In Monodelphis domestica isolate mMonDom1 chromosome 4, mMonDom1.pri, whole genome shotgun sequence, one DNA window encodes the following:
- the LOC130458912 gene encoding zinc finger protein 665-like — protein sequence MFINDSKLILHQRIHIGEKPFKCNDCGKVFSHRSKLIIHQRIHTGEKPFQCHECGKAFIRSSTLLQHQRIHTGEKPFQCHDCGKAFNQNSHLLQHQRIHTGEKPFKCNDCGKAFNCISNLHKHQRIHTGEKPFKCNDCGKTFNQNSNLSVHQRIHTSERPFQCNDCGKAFIRSSTLLQHQRIHTGEKPFKCHDCGKAFNQSSHLLQHQRIHTGEKPFQCHDCGKAFNQSSHLFQHQRIHTGEKPFQCHVTGKAFNQNSNIYVHQRIHNSERLFKCNDCGKAFKQSSHLLQHQRIHTGEKPFKCHDCGKAFNQNSNLSVHQRIHTGEKPFQCHDCGKAFNQSSHLLQYQRIHTGEKPFKCNDCEKAFNRSSHLLQHQRIHTGEKPFKCYDCGKAFNQNSHLLRHQRIHTGEKPFKCNDCEKAFNRSSTLLKHQRIHTSEKPFKCNDCGKAFNQSSNLIVHQRIHTGKRIKKS from the coding sequence atgtttattaatgactcaaaactcattttacatcagaggattcatattggtgagaagccatttaaatgtaatgattgtgggaaagtCTTCAGTCATAGGTCAAAACTCATtatacaccagagaattcatactggtgagaagccatttcaatgtcatgaatgtgggaaggcctttattcGGAGTTCCaccctccttcaacaccagagaattcatactggtgagaagccatttcaatgtcatgattgtgggaaggcctttaatcagaattcccacCTTCTTcagcaccagagaattcatactggtgagaagccatttaaatgtaatgattgtgggaaggcctttaattgCATTTCCAACCTCCataaacaccagagaattcatactggtgagaagccatttaaatgtaatgattgtgggaagacctttaatcagaattccaacctctctgttcaccaaagaattcatactagTGAGAGGCCAtttcaatgtaatgattgtgggaaggcctttattcGGAGTTCCaccctccttcaacaccagagaattcatacgggtgagaagccatttaaatgtcatgattgtgggaaggcctttaatcagagttcccacctccttcaacaccagagaattcatactggtgagaagccatttcaatgtcatgattgtgggaaggcctttaatcagagttcccacctctttcaacaccagagaattcatactggtgagaagccatttcaatgtcatgttactgggaaggcctttaatcagaattccaacaTATATGTTCACCAAAGAATTCATAATAGTGAGAGgctatttaaatgtaatgattgtgggaaggcctttaaacagagttcccacctccttcaacaccaaagaattcatactggtgagaagccatttaaatgtcatgattgtgggaaggcctttaatcagaattccaacctctctgttcaccaaagaattcatactggtgagaagccatttcaatgtcatgattgtgggaaggcctttaatcagagttcccacctccttcaataccagagaattcatactggtgagaagccttttaaatgtaatgattgtgagaaggcctttaatcggagttcccacctccttcaacaccagagaattcatactggtgagaagccatttaaatgttatgattgtgggaaggcctttaatcagaattcccacctccttcggcaccagagaattcatactggtgagaagccttttaaatgtaatgattgtgagaAGGCCTTTAATCGGAGTTCCACCCTCCttaaacaccagagaattcatactagtgagaagccatttaaatgtaatgattgtgggaaggcctttaatcagagttcaaatttaattgtccatcagagaattcatactggaaagcgtattaaaaaatcatga